The Heliorestis convoluta genome includes the window CTTTCAATTGACCGCTTACATGATGCTGGCAGATTTCTTCTAAAAATCGACGTCGTCGCTCTTTTTTATCGGCCATTAAATAATCATAACGCAATCCTGAACGAATAAAAACTTTTTTTACACCTTTTATTTGACGAAGTTTACGCAATAACTGTAGGTAGTGATCATGATTAATTTCTAGATTCTTACAAGGCTCTGGAAAAAGGCAATGGCGATGGCGACAAGCGCCTGCTTTGGCCTGCTTTTTACATGCTTGTTGACGAAAATTGGCTGTTGGTCCACCGACATCATGAATGTATCCCTTAAAACTCGGAGCTTGTACTAGTTCTTTTGCTTCTTCTACGAGAGATTCATCGCTACGACTCTGAATAATTCTGCCTTGATGAAAAGTAAGGGCACAAAAAGAGCAGCCTCCAAAACAGCCCCGTTGTGCTGCTAGACTAAATTCAACTTCTTCTAGGGCAGGTACACCACCTTGGTTCGCATAGCTAGGATGAGGTTGTCGTGCGAAAGGCAACGCATAAATGGCATCTAGTTCTTTTGTCGTTAACGGAAGGGAAGGGCGATTCTGAACAAGAAAGAGATCCTGATGTTGTTGAAGTAGTATTTTTCCATTGTAAGGATTTTGTTCTTGTTCCTGTAACCGAAAAGCCTTCGCATAGGCCACTTTGCTTTCTTTTACTTCTTCATAGGAAGGAAGAGTAATTACTTCCTGGGGCTGTAATGTTGCAACAGTGTCAGTTACATAGCATAGTCCTTGTAAATCTATAGCAAATGATTGTTCCTTTTCTTCTCGTGCTCTTCTCTCTTGTAATTCATGAGCTAGAGCGATTATTGTTTTTTCTCCCATTCCATAGACGAGAAGATCGGCTTTCGCATCGATAAGGATCGAGCGACGCACTTTATCATCCCAATAGTCGTAATGAGCAAAGCGACGTAAACTAGCCTCAATGCCACCAATTATAATCGGTGGCTCTTTATAGGCTTCACGACATCGCTGTGCATAAACGAGAGTGGCTCGATCAGGTCGGCGTCCACTTTTCCCACCTGCTGTATAAGCGTCGTTAGAGCGCTTTTTCTTCGCTGCCGTATAGTGGTTGACCATAGAGTCAATATTGCCAGCTGTAATGAGCCATCCCAGGTAAGGGCGACCTAGCTTTTTGAAGTCTTTTGTATTGCGCCAGTCTGGTTGACTAATAATACCAATTCGAAATCCTTCATTTTCTAAGACACGTCCAATGATAGCTCCGCTAAAACTAGGGTGGTCTACGTATGCATCACCTGAGACGATAATAAAATCACATTGATCCCACTTTAGCTTTTTCATTTCTTCTTGTGACATGGGTAGATAGGGTGCTGCCAAGTTGTATGTCGACCTCCTTTAGGACTAGCATACCCCGTAAGTAGCTTGAACAACGTAGCAAAGCCGGCCTTTATAGGCCGGCTTTGCCTTAACAGGCTCTTCTACTCATAATGAGTTCTACAGCGTCTCTAATGCTTCTACGCAAAGTAACTCTATTCTTATCTGTTATGATTTCTCTTCGTGGTATTGGTGGAAACTCATTCGCACCATCTCGCAGTCGCAATGGTAAAGCAACAGGGCTTTCTTTTTGCCAACGCTGTAGCCATTCAACGGGGATCTCATCGGGCAATTCAATTTCATTCATTTCAGCCCAAATCAAGGTCCAAGCACGAGGTACTACACGCCAGTGATCATAGCCACCGCCGCCTAAAGCGAGCCATCGACCCTTACAATATTTATGAGCCAAACGGTGTGCAAGTCGTGGTATTACTTCAAAAGATTTTGTTGTAATAGCCAAATGAGTTAATGGATCGAGATAGTGGGCATCACAACCGTTTTGTGTAATTAAGATATCAGGTTGAAAAGCTTCTAAGATAGGCTCCATGGTTTGTTCATATACTTCTATGAATGAATCATCTTCTGTGTAGGCTTCTAATGGAATATTTACAGAAAAACCATAGCCTTCGAATCGTCCTCTTTCTTCGACCTGGCCGGTCCCAGGAAAGAGGTAGCGTCCTGTTTCATGAATAGAGATGGTTAAAACGGTAGGATCGTCATAGAAGATAAACTGTACACCGTCACCATGGTGAGCGTCTGTATCAATATAGGCAACATTGAGCCCGTAGTTTCGCTGAAGGTACGCAATGGCAACAGCTGCGTCGTTAAGAACACAAAAGCCAGAAGCTTTATTGCGATGAGCATGGTGCAAACCTCCGCCAATGGCAAAAACATGATCGGTTTGTCCTTCCATGATCATTTTTGCACCGCTTAAGGCAGAACCGACAACTTTTTGTGTCGCTTCCAACATACCAGAAAAAGCCGGTGTGTCATCGGTACCCAAACCATAGGTCTGTAACAAGTCCGGTGATTCTTTTCCTTGACTTGCTTTTTCAATAACTTTTATAAAGTTTTCTGGGTGAACCATTAGTAAATCTTCTATAGCACAACTTTGGGGCTCTACCATTTGCCCTTCTTGTATAAGGCCATACTTTTCTATTAAATCTACAGTAAGTTCTAATCTAAGAGGATTAAAGGGGTGATCAGGGCCAAATTTGTAATCATGCAACGCTTTTGAATAAATTAGTTTTGGTAGCTTATTCATTCGGACGCTCCTCATAGATCGGTTTGGGCTGAGGAAATATCATCTTATAACCAGCCGCTACTATGGCATGAATGATCATGCGCGTATCAAAGGCACTAACCCTCAATACAATGGTTTTACGCTTTTCTTCTTTACCTGGCGTAATATAGATACTGATAATATTTGCGCCACCTTCTTTGATGATACGGGTGACCTCCAAAAGCGCGCCCGGCTGATCAGGCACATCAATTTCTAGGTGGGAGCCAGGCTGGGCTACACCCATGACTAAGACGATAGCATGTAATATATCTGTTGATGTGATAATTCCTACAAGTTGATCATTCTGCACAACAGGCAAGCAGCCAATTTTATGTTCATAGATGATTCTGGCTGCATCTTCCATCGCATCTAAAGGATGTACCGTAATGACCGGCTTGCGCATGATGTCTTTTACTTTTGTGGTCGCTAAAAGATCATCCTGCTCTGGACTCAATGTAGAAGGGCTAATATCTCGAAGATCGCGGTCCGATAAGATACCGATTACTTTACCGCTTTCCACAATCGGTACATGACGAACCCTTTTTTCCTGTGTAATCAACAGTGCTTCTGAAGCTGTTGCTTCAGGGCCTACAAAATAAACATTTCTTTCCATAATTTCTTCAACTAGCATTTTCCAAAAAATCCTCCTTTCTATTTCTCTGCTTCTTCAAAAAAGCCATCGATTTAGATAGAGCGACTCTTCGAAAAGCAGCACCGTTTCTTGAGGAACTCGTGGTCCGATACGGGCCATTAGCATATTGGCTGGATGGGCTAGAATATCAGGCTCGTCGGTGCCAACTCTCTTTAAACCAATACGGCCAAAGTGTTTTTCTAAAAACTTCTGATATTCCCA containing:
- a CDS encoding CBS and ACT domain-containing protein encodes the protein MLVEEIMERNVYFVGPEATASEALLITQEKRVRHVPIVESGKVIGILSDRDLRDISPSTLSPEQDDLLATTKVKDIMRKPVITVHPLDAMEDAARIIYEHKIGCLPVVQNDQLVGIITSTDILHAIVLVMGVAQPGSHLEIDVPDQPGALLEVTRIIKEGGANIISIYITPGKEEKRKTIVLRVSAFDTRMIIHAIVAAGYKMIFPQPKPIYEERPNE
- a CDS encoding YgiQ family radical SAM protein, translated to MAAPYLPMSQEEMKKLKWDQCDFIIVSGDAYVDHPSFSGAIIGRVLENEGFRIGIISQPDWRNTKDFKKLGRPYLGWLITAGNIDSMVNHYTAAKKKRSNDAYTAGGKSGRRPDRATLVYAQRCREAYKEPPIIIGGIEASLRRFAHYDYWDDKVRRSILIDAKADLLVYGMGEKTIIALAHELQERRAREEKEQSFAIDLQGLCYVTDTVATLQPQEVITLPSYEEVKESKVAYAKAFRLQEQEQNPYNGKILLQQHQDLFLVQNRPSLPLTTKELDAIYALPFARQPHPSYANQGGVPALEEVEFSLAAQRGCFGGCSFCALTFHQGRIIQSRSDESLVEEAKELVQAPSFKGYIHDVGGPTANFRQQACKKQAKAGACRHRHCLFPEPCKNLEINHDHYLQLLRKLRQIKGVKKVFIRSGLRYDYLMADKKERRRRFLEEICQHHVSGQLKVAPEHASPKVLQYMGKPSIKVYEDFKKEYEETNRKLDKKQYLVPYLMSSHPGATLHEAIEMAEKIRDWKYMPEQVQDFIPTPGSLSTCIYYTGIEPRTMEPVTVPRTPKEKALQRALLQFRKPENYELVYQALCSAERQDLIGPGSKKLISPPMSQKFKNRKLFSDKEGRGKGKGKKRRH
- a CDS encoding acetoin utilization protein AcuC → MNKLPKLIYSKALHDYKFGPDHPFNPLRLELTVDLIEKYGLIQEGQMVEPQSCAIEDLLMVHPENFIKVIEKASQGKESPDLLQTYGLGTDDTPAFSGMLEATQKVVGSALSGAKMIMEGQTDHVFAIGGGLHHAHRNKASGFCVLNDAAVAIAYLQRNYGLNVAYIDTDAHHGDGVQFIFYDDPTVLTISIHETGRYLFPGTGQVEERGRFEGYGFSVNIPLEAYTEDDSFIEVYEQTMEPILEAFQPDILITQNGCDAHYLDPLTHLAITTKSFEVIPRLAHRLAHKYCKGRWLALGGGGYDHWRVVPRAWTLIWAEMNEIELPDEIPVEWLQRWQKESPVALPLRLRDGANEFPPIPRREIITDKNRVTLRRSIRDAVELIMSRRAC